From a single Flavobacterium sp. genomic region:
- a CDS encoding four helix bundle protein — protein MAKIEKFEDLEIWNKSREICIDIETLFETTNLGKRFSMKDQMDRSSGSIMDNIAEGFERNGNREFVNFLSFSKGSCGELKSQLYRALDKNLISQSEFDNLSVKIELVKNKIGAFMKYLNSTEIKGLKFNNKQ, from the coding sequence ATGGCAAAAATAGAAAAATTCGAGGACTTAGAAATTTGGAATAAATCAAGAGAAATTTGTATTGATATTGAAACACTTTTTGAAACTACAAATTTAGGGAAAAGATTTTCAATGAAAGACCAAATGGACAGAAGTTCAGGTTCTATTATGGATAATATTGCAGAAGGTTTTGAAAGAAATGGAAATAGAGAGTTTGTAAATTTTCTAAGTTTTTCAAAAGGTTCTTGTGGAGAATTAAAATCTCAGCTATATAGAGCTTTGGATAAAAATTTAATTTCTCAAAGTGAATTTGATAATTTGTCGGTCAAAATTGAATTAGTAAAAAATAAAATTGGTGCTTTCATGAAATATTTGAATTCAACTGAAATTAAAGGTTTGAAGTTTAATAATAAACAATAA
- a CDS encoding type I restriction enzyme HsdR N-terminal domain-containing protein, which yields MKKLNFPVYSFRFKNSENKVSIFDEIRKKFILLTPEEWVRQHVIQFLLQDKRYPKSYINVEKLIKINDLSKRYDGVVFQPNGEIFLLIECKAPEVPISQQTFDQIARYNLVLKAKYLMVTNGLNHYFCQMDFENEKYIFLKELPDFDRL from the coding sequence TTGAAAAAGTTGAACTTTCCAGTTTATTCCTTTCGGTTCAAAAATAGTGAAAATAAAGTGTCTATTTTTGATGAAATTAGAAAAAAATTTATTCTTCTTACACCAGAAGAATGGGTACGTCAGCATGTAATTCAGTTTTTGTTACAAGATAAAAGATATCCAAAATCGTATATAAACGTTGAGAAATTAATTAAGATTAACGATTTAAGCAAACGCTATGATGGTGTTGTTTTTCAACCAAATGGAGAAATATTTTTATTAATTGAATGCAAAGCACCGGAAGTTCCAATTTCCCAACAAACTTTTGACCAAATTGCCCGTTATAATTTAGTTTTGAAAGCTAAATATTTAATGGTGACTAATGGACTAAATCATTATTTTTGCCAAATGGATTTTGAAAATGAGAAATATATTTTCTTGAAAGAACTTCCTGATTTTGATAGATTATAG